Proteins encoded together in one Synergistetes bacterium HGW-Synergistetes-1 window:
- a CDS encoding aminotransferase — MEIKAFEVEEWMNKYEDDAKYNIAETCVESLKVGELLDIASIERDEFFGRLAETKLTYGAIPGSVDLREEITKLYHKKKTIDNVIVTNGGIGANFLAIFSLVRPGDEVVAVYPTYQQLYSLPESLGAKVRRLRTEPEDGFIPDMNKLRSLVKSNTRAIVINTPNNPTGACFGEKVMQEIAEIADKVGAWVVCDEVYRGLEHEGSYSVPSIADIYEKGVGTSSMSKVYSLAGLRLGWVTANMEFIKECFKHRDYNIISCGMIDDAFALIALKNKKKILERNMKIILENKKILTDWVEKTEGLSFTVPNSGTTALIKYDYDMESEEFCRRMFEYNGAFVVPGSCFEFENHFRIGYAPKKEVLIEGLEAVTAFLHTL; from the coding sequence GTGGAGATCAAGGCTTTTGAAGTTGAAGAGTGGATGAATAAATACGAGGATGATGCTAAATACAACATCGCGGAGACTTGTGTGGAATCCCTGAAAGTCGGAGAATTGCTGGATATTGCTTCTATAGAAAGAGACGAGTTCTTTGGAAGGCTTGCGGAGACTAAGCTTACCTACGGAGCAATTCCGGGAAGCGTTGACCTGAGGGAAGAGATAACCAAGCTCTACCATAAAAAGAAAACGATCGATAACGTTATAGTAACAAACGGCGGGATAGGAGCGAATTTCCTCGCCATCTTCTCCCTGGTCAGGCCGGGAGATGAGGTGGTGGCAGTCTATCCCACATATCAGCAGCTATACTCCCTTCCGGAATCCCTTGGAGCCAAGGTAAGGCGGCTTCGGACAGAACCGGAGGACGGATTCATCCCCGACATGAACAAACTTAGGTCCCTTGTCAAATCAAATACCAGGGCAATAGTCATCAACACCCCGAACAATCCCACCGGCGCCTGTTTCGGTGAAAAGGTGATGCAGGAGATCGCTGAAATAGCCGATAAAGTTGGGGCATGGGTCGTCTGCGATGAAGTTTACCGTGGACTTGAGCACGAAGGAAGCTACTCTGTTCCCTCTATTGCCGACATATATGAAAAAGGCGTCGGCACCTCCAGCATGTCGAAGGTTTACTCGCTTGCAGGCCTGAGGCTTGGATGGGTGACCGCAAATATGGAATTTATAAAAGAATGCTTCAAACACCGCGATTACAACATAATCAGCTGCGGGATGATCGACGATGCGTTCGCTTTGATAGCCCTCAAAAATAAGAAGAAGATACTCGAACGTAACATGAAGATCATTCTGGAGAACAAAAAAATCCTGACAGACTGGGTCGAAAAGACAGAAGGCCTCAGCTTCACAGTCCCGAACTCGGGAACGACAGCGCTGATCAAGTACGACTATGATATGGAGTCAGAAGAATTCTGCAGGCGCATGTTCGAATACAACGGCGCCTTCGTAGTCCCCGGAAGCTGCTTCGAGTTCGAAAACCACTTTCGCATAGGGTATGCTCCAAAAAAGGAAGTGTTGATAGAAGGGCTTGAGGCGGTAACTGCCTTTCTTCACACTCTATAA